One Deltaproteobacteria bacterium DNA window includes the following coding sequences:
- a CDS encoding ferrous iron transport protein A, with the protein MNKTIPLRQMQAGQSGVIAEVASGGELGRRIRDMGLVPGSPILIIGRAPLKDPVALRLKDFTLTLRNNEADFIQVHVDE; encoded by the coding sequence ATGAACAAGACCATCCCCTTACGCCAGATGCAGGCCGGACAGAGCGGCGTCATTGCCGAAGTCGCTTCCGGTGGTGAACTCGGCCGCCGCATTCGGGACATGGGCCTCGTCCCAGGCTCACCCATCCTGATCATTGGCCGAGCACCACTCAAGGATCCCGTGGCCCTTCGCCTCAAGGACTTCACCCTGACCCTGCGAAATAACGAAGCCGATTTCATTCAGGTCCATGTCGATGAATGA
- a CDS encoding ATP-binding protein translates to MKPSPSSADPEQVTLRLPARPESLEPLRDFIMDRAQAVSDDVRFLSRIDLIQEELLVNVVSYAYAGSDDGEVAVTCTGRASESLTIDIVDQGRPFNPLTQPGPDTEENINERPVGGLGILLSRRMADHIKYVREDDSNRVSVTIRP, encoded by the coding sequence ATGAAGCCGTCGCCAAGCTCGGCTGATCCCGAGCAGGTCACCTTGCGCCTGCCAGCCCGACCCGAGTCCCTTGAACCTTTGCGGGACTTTATTATGGATCGAGCCCAGGCTGTGTCCGACGATGTCCGGTTCCTCTCCCGAATCGACCTCATTCAGGAAGAACTCCTGGTCAACGTCGTGTCGTACGCCTATGCAGGGAGCGATGACGGGGAGGTCGCCGTGACCTGCACCGGTCGCGCCTCCGAAAGTCTAACCATCGACATCGTCGATCAGGGCCGGCCTTTCAATCCTCTGACCCAGCCCGGTCCGGACACCGAAGAAAACATAAACGAACGCCCCGTGGGAGGTCTGGGCATCCTGCTCAGCAGACGCATGGCCGACCACATCAAATATGTCCGGGAAGACGACAGCAACCGCGTGTCCGTCACCATCCGGCCCTGA